Proteins encoded together in one Variovorax paradoxus EPS window:
- the cphA gene encoding cyanophycin synthetase → MTRFDDIRLLRINYLRGPNLWTYRPVLEVWLDLGQLEDFPSNKIDGFTDRLTGLLPALIEHHCGVGERGGFIQRLTEGTWSGHVLEHVVIELLNLAGMPTGFGQTRSTSEHGVYRMVFRARDEQVARVALAEGHRLLMAAINNDPFSAADVQKAVDAVKAKVEDCYLGPSTAAIVSAATDRGIPHMRLNSGNLVQLGYGANQQRIWTAETDYTSAIGESIASDKELTKSLLASCGVPVPEGQIVSSAEEAWEAAEDIGLPVAVKPSDANHGRGVSLELTTREEVMAAFAVAEPEGSDVMVERFIRGHEHRLLVVGGEVVAAARGEIITVTGDGKLSVAELIEKQLNSDPRRGAEEEYPLDLIVLATDAKLQLELKRQELDGAAVPAAGRVVTIQRNGNMANDCTDQVHPEVAHAAVLAARVVGLDIAGIDLVAQDISKPLGPQRGAIVEVNAGPGLLMHLKPAVGSPRPVGRAICDHLFPNDAPGRIPVVGVAGSQNTAVLARLVAWLINLGGRHTGLACRDGLFLERRRVDARDSANWEAGHRLLVNRAVQAVVIENGAETILRDGLAYDRCEVGIVTDLEGAEALADYDITESDQMVKVLRTQVDVVLGEGTAVLNAADARVAGLAPLCDGAVILYSADPQAAALVAHQSAGGKAVLVRQDRVVLANGSSESFLPGLGRLTIWRATHAGVGLESVLAAVAAAWAMGIPLNLIGAGVEAFEADLQAALASLQLSQTQPLQPQFV, encoded by the coding sequence ATGACCCGTTTCGACGACATCCGCCTGCTGCGCATCAACTATTTGCGCGGTCCCAACCTCTGGACCTACCGTCCGGTGCTCGAAGTCTGGCTCGATCTGGGCCAACTGGAAGACTTTCCCTCCAACAAGATCGACGGTTTCACCGACCGCCTCACGGGCCTGCTCCCGGCGCTCATCGAGCACCACTGCGGCGTGGGCGAGCGCGGCGGCTTCATCCAGCGGCTGACCGAAGGCACCTGGTCGGGCCACGTGCTGGAGCACGTTGTCATCGAGCTTTTGAACCTGGCCGGCATGCCGACGGGATTCGGGCAAACCCGTAGTACCTCGGAGCACGGCGTCTACCGCATGGTGTTCCGGGCGCGCGACGAGCAGGTCGCCCGGGTGGCGCTGGCCGAGGGCCACCGGCTCCTGATGGCCGCCATCAACAACGACCCGTTCAGCGCCGCCGACGTGCAAAAGGCGGTCGATGCGGTCAAGGCCAAGGTCGAAGACTGCTACCTCGGCCCGAGCACCGCCGCCATCGTCTCCGCCGCCACCGACCGCGGCATTCCGCACATGCGGCTGAACAGCGGCAACCTCGTGCAACTGGGCTATGGCGCCAACCAGCAGCGCATCTGGACCGCCGAGACCGACTACACCAGCGCCATCGGCGAGTCGATCGCCAGCGACAAGGAACTGACCAAGTCCCTGCTCGCCAGCTGTGGCGTGCCGGTGCCCGAGGGCCAGATCGTTTCCAGCGCCGAAGAAGCCTGGGAAGCCGCCGAAGACATCGGCCTGCCGGTGGCCGTGAAGCCTTCCGACGCCAATCACGGCCGCGGCGTGTCGCTCGAACTGACGACACGCGAAGAAGTCATGGCCGCCTTCGCGGTCGCCGAGCCCGAAGGCAGCGACGTGATGGTCGAGCGATTCATCCGCGGCCACGAACACCGCCTCCTGGTGGTGGGCGGCGAAGTGGTGGCTGCCGCGCGCGGCGAGATCATCACTGTGACCGGCGACGGCAAGCTGAGCGTGGCCGAGCTCATCGAAAAGCAGCTCAACAGCGACCCGCGCCGCGGCGCCGAAGAGGAATACCCGCTCGACCTGATCGTGCTGGCCACCGACGCCAAGCTGCAGCTCGAACTCAAGCGCCAGGAACTGGACGGCGCCGCCGTGCCGGCCGCCGGCCGCGTGGTCACGATCCAGCGCAACGGCAACATGGCCAACGACTGCACCGACCAGGTCCACCCCGAAGTCGCGCACGCCGCCGTGCTGGCCGCGCGCGTCGTGGGCCTGGATATCGCGGGCATCGACCTGGTGGCGCAGGACATCTCCAAGCCGCTCGGCCCGCAGCGCGGCGCGATTGTCGAAGTCAATGCCGGCCCGGGCCTCCTGATGCACCTGAAGCCGGCCGTCGGCTCGCCGCGCCCGGTGGGCCGCGCGATCTGCGACCACCTGTTCCCCAACGACGCGCCCGGCCGCATTCCGGTGGTCGGCGTGGCCGGCTCGCAGAACACCGCGGTGCTCGCGCGCCTCGTCGCCTGGCTCATCAACCTGGGCGGGCGCCACACGGGCCTGGCCTGCCGCGACGGCCTGTTCCTGGAGCGCCGTCGCGTCGATGCACGCGACAGCGCCAACTGGGAAGCCGGCCACCGCCTGCTCGTGAACCGCGCCGTGCAGGCCGTGGTGATCGAGAACGGCGCCGAGACCATCCTGCGCGACGGCCTGGCCTACGACCGCTGCGAAGTCGGCATCGTGACCGACCTGGAAGGCGCCGAAGCGCTCGCCGATTACGACATCACCGAGAGCGACCAGATGGTGAAGGTGCTGCGCACCCAGGTCGACGTGGTGCTGGGCGAAGGCACGGCCGTGCTGAACGCGGCCGACGCGCGCGTGGCCGGCCTCGCGCCGCTGTGCGATGGCGCCGTCATCCTGTATTCGGCCGACCCGCAGGCCGCCGCGCTCGTCGCGCACCAGAGCGCCGGCGGCAAGGCCGTGCTCGTGCGGCAAGACCGCGTGGTACTGGCCAACGGCAGCAGCGAATCGTTCTTGCCGGGCCTGGGCCGCCTCACGATCTGGCGCGCCACCCATGCCGGCGTGGGCCTCGAAAGCGTGCTGGCCGCCGTGGCCGCCGCGTGGGCCATGGGCATTCCGCTGAACCTGATCGGCGCCGGTGTGGAGGCTTTCGAAGCCGACCTGCAGGCGGCACTGGCCTCGCTGCAGCTGTCGCAGACCCAACCTCTCCAACCCCAGTTCGTCTGA
- a CDS encoding DUF1854 domain-containing protein gives MTDNTITTFDLARDAFGRLVLTDTQGERHVGITPVRAFPLTAPGEGVSLVGGDGRELVWIDRVETLPPQTRTLLEEELAVRDFAPTLLKLHKVSSFGVPSTWTVSTDRGDTSFVLKAEEDIRRLEGGALLIASAHGVQFRIPDVKALDRPSRKLLERFL, from the coding sequence ATGACCGACAACACCATCACCACTTTCGATCTCGCGCGCGACGCCTTCGGCCGCCTCGTGCTGACCGACACCCAGGGCGAGCGCCATGTGGGCATCACGCCCGTGCGCGCCTTTCCGCTCACCGCGCCAGGCGAGGGCGTCTCGCTGGTCGGCGGCGACGGCCGCGAGCTGGTCTGGATCGACCGCGTCGAGACGCTGCCGCCCCAGACCCGGACGCTGCTCGAAGAAGAACTGGCGGTGCGCGACTTCGCCCCCACGCTCCTGAAACTGCACAAGGTCTCCAGCTTCGGCGTGCCAAGCACCTGGACCGTGAGCACCGACCGCGGCGACACCAGCTTCGTGCTCAAGGCCGAGGAAGACATCCGCCGGCTCGAAGGCGGCGCGCTGCTGATCGCGAGCGCGCACGGCGTGCAGTTCCGAATTCCCGATGTGAAGGCGCTGGACCGGCCTTCGCGCAAGCTGCTCGAGCGCTTTCTCTAG
- a CDS encoding acyltransferase family protein, which translates to MSERGTAISFEDFQGTRNFGALDGLRAVSVFLVFSDHFGGIGWTRFSGWLGVHAFFVLSGFLITTLLLRERDGTGRISLKAFYIRRTTRLLPLYLLVLLAVLALSYVAQDGTWEQMKAATPYYLTLLNEMANVAPLHMTWTLGVEWKYYLVWPTLLVVFGTTLRSGLATVGFCLAALAMIDIGGFRWDLLLPQNYVGMLFGSALALLMNSRRTFALVRGLMNHGTAIALVVALLVVHRRFPVIAGRIGDASAIALYSLLIAMLIPALVAGRTWIARALASKPLVFVGHRSYAMYLVQYVAAHTVIAVLPAPTIVGGTLLFLSFALALVLSDQLYRWFEKPITDWGHRWAKAVKQAALSKTPLPGCDAAAAALGPAGKRSPL; encoded by the coding sequence ATGAGCGAGCGCGGCACCGCGATCAGCTTCGAAGACTTTCAGGGCACACGCAATTTCGGCGCACTCGACGGCCTTCGCGCCGTCTCCGTCTTCCTTGTATTCAGCGACCATTTCGGCGGCATCGGCTGGACGCGTTTCTCGGGCTGGCTCGGCGTCCATGCCTTCTTCGTTCTCTCCGGCTTCCTGATCACCACCCTGCTGCTGCGCGAGCGCGACGGCACCGGCCGCATCTCGCTCAAGGCGTTCTACATCCGCCGCACCACGCGCCTCCTGCCGCTCTACCTTCTGGTGCTGCTGGCGGTGCTCGCCCTGAGCTACGTTGCGCAAGACGGCACCTGGGAGCAGATGAAGGCGGCCACGCCCTACTACCTGACGCTGCTCAACGAGATGGCCAACGTCGCGCCCCTGCACATGACCTGGACGCTGGGCGTGGAATGGAAGTACTACCTCGTCTGGCCCACGCTGCTGGTGGTCTTCGGCACGACGCTCCGCTCGGGCCTGGCGACCGTCGGCTTCTGCCTCGCGGCGCTGGCCATGATCGATATCGGCGGCTTCCGCTGGGACCTTCTGCTTCCGCAGAACTACGTGGGCATGCTGTTCGGCTCGGCGCTGGCCCTGCTGATGAATTCACGCCGCACCTTCGCCCTGGTGCGCGGCCTCATGAACCACGGCACGGCGATTGCGCTGGTGGTCGCGCTGCTGGTGGTGCACCGGCGCTTTCCGGTGATCGCCGGGCGCATCGGCGATGCTTCGGCCATCGCGCTGTACAGCCTGCTGATTGCGATGCTGATCCCGGCCCTCGTCGCCGGCCGCACCTGGATCGCGCGGGCGCTGGCGTCGAAACCGCTGGTGTTCGTCGGGCATCGCTCGTACGCGATGTACCTGGTGCAGTACGTTGCCGCGCACACGGTGATCGCGGTGCTGCCGGCGCCCACCATCGTCGGCGGCACCCTGCTCTTTCTTTCGTTCGCCCTGGCACTGGTGCTCTCGGACCAGCTCTACCGCTGGTTCGAGAAGCCGATCACCGACTGGGGCCACCGCTGGGCCAAGGCGGTGAAACAGGCGGCCCTGTCGAAGACGCCGCTGCCGGGCTGCGATGCCGCCGCCGCGGCGCTTGGGCCGGCCGGAAAGCGCAGTCCGCTCTGA
- a CDS encoding SDR family NAD(P)-dependent oxidoreductase, with protein sequence MTAFSTSNPSRIALITGGSRGLGRSAALALAADGVDVILTYVSNEAAAKAVVAEIEAKGRRAVALQLDVGDSKAFAAFVESVKAALAATWQRERFDFLVNNAGVGLHVNFEDMTEAQFDALYNIHFKGTYFLTQKLLPLINDGGRIVNVSTGLTRFAMEGASAYAAMKGAVEVLTRYLAKELGKRGIAANTIAPGAIETDFSGGMVRDNAQVNAMVAGFTALGRTGKPDDIGGAIAGLLGEGSRWVNAQRIEVSGGMFV encoded by the coding sequence ATGACGGCTTTCAGCACTTCCAATCCATCCCGCATCGCACTCATCACCGGCGGCAGCCGTGGCCTCGGCCGCAGCGCCGCGCTGGCGCTCGCCGCCGATGGCGTCGATGTGATCCTGACCTACGTATCGAACGAAGCCGCCGCCAAGGCGGTGGTCGCCGAGATCGAGGCGAAAGGGCGCCGCGCCGTCGCACTGCAACTCGACGTGGGCGACAGCAAGGCCTTCGCCGCGTTCGTGGAGTCGGTGAAGGCGGCGCTCGCGGCCACCTGGCAGCGCGAGCGCTTCGACTTCCTGGTGAACAACGCGGGCGTCGGCCTGCATGTGAACTTCGAGGACATGACCGAAGCGCAGTTCGATGCGCTCTACAACATCCACTTCAAGGGCACGTACTTCCTCACGCAGAAGCTGCTGCCGCTCATCAACGACGGCGGGCGCATCGTCAACGTGTCGACGGGGCTCACGCGCTTCGCGATGGAAGGCGCTTCGGCCTATGCCGCGATGAAGGGCGCCGTGGAAGTGCTGACGCGCTACCTCGCCAAGGAACTCGGCAAGCGCGGCATCGCGGCGAACACGATCGCGCCGGGCGCGATCGAAACCGACTTCAGCGGCGGCATGGTGCGCGACAACGCCCAGGTGAATGCGATGGTGGCGGGCTTCACCGCGCTCGGACGCACGGGCAAGCCCGACGACATCGGCGGTGCGATCGCGGGCTTGCTGGGAGAGGGAAGTCGCTGGGTGAATGCCCAGCGCATCGAGGTGTCGGGCGGGATGTTCGTCTGA
- the cphA gene encoding cyanophycin synthetase — translation MKVTRIRALRGPNLWSRHTAIEAVVACEGDENAISKLAGFEARLRARFPTIGELHPMVLGQPLALAHVLENAAVALQAQAGCAVNFGHTSPTVEEGVYQVVFQYSEEAVGRRAIELAEALIAAAQADTPFDATAAITELRDLDESERLGPSTGSIVDAAVARGIPYRRLTSGSLVQFGWGSKQRRIQAAEVDSTSGVAESIAQDKELTKQLLNAAGVPVPLGRPVTSAEDGWVAAGEIGLPVVVKPQDGNQGKGVTVNITTKEQLTSAYDSAAVYGEVMVEKFLPGFDFRLLVVGDRLVAAARRDPPQVIGDGQLTVRQLVDTVNLDPRRGEGHATSLTKIRLDDIAIGRLESQGLTPESVPERGQRVVLRNNANLSTGGTATDVTDTVHPEVAARAVDAAQMVGLHICGVDMVCENVLRPLEEQHGGVVEVNAAPGLRMHISPSFGRGRAVGEAVVDTMFAHGDDGRIPVVAVTGTNGKTTTARLINHLLASSGLRTGMTNTDGVYVDGRQTDSGDCSGPKSARNVLMHPDVDAAVFEVARGGVLREGLGFDRCQVAVVTNIGSGDHLGLNYITTVEDLAVLKRVIVRNVAADGYAVLNAADVNVAAMAAGCPGHVIFFTADRMHPVMATHRAQGKRTVYVDQDTLVAAEGSWRERIPLRDVPITRNGTIGFQVDNVMASVAAAWAVGLDWDTIRSGLASFMNDAAGVPGRFNVMDYRGATVIADYGHNTDAMRALVSAVDTMPANKRSVVISGAGDRRDSDIRDQTAILGEAFDDVILYQDAAQRGRADGEVMALLRQGLQGAGRTRQIDEIRGEFVAIDTALARLQPGDLSLILVDQVEEALAHLAQRIAAG, via the coding sequence ATGAAAGTCACCCGCATCCGAGCCCTTCGCGGGCCCAATCTCTGGAGCCGCCACACCGCCATCGAGGCGGTCGTGGCCTGCGAAGGCGATGAAAACGCCATCAGCAAGCTCGCCGGTTTCGAAGCGCGCCTGCGCGCCCGCTTCCCGACCATCGGCGAACTGCACCCGATGGTGCTGGGCCAGCCGCTGGCGCTCGCCCACGTGCTCGAAAACGCGGCCGTGGCGCTGCAGGCCCAGGCCGGCTGCGCGGTCAACTTCGGCCACACCTCGCCGACGGTGGAAGAAGGCGTCTACCAGGTCGTGTTCCAGTACAGCGAAGAGGCCGTGGGCCGTCGCGCCATCGAACTGGCCGAAGCGCTGATCGCCGCCGCGCAGGCCGACACGCCCTTCGACGCGACCGCCGCCATCACCGAGCTGCGCGACCTGGACGAATCCGAGCGCCTCGGTCCGAGCACCGGCTCCATCGTCGACGCCGCCGTGGCGCGCGGCATTCCGTACCGGCGCCTGACGAGCGGCAGCCTGGTGCAGTTCGGCTGGGGTTCCAAGCAGCGCCGCATCCAGGCGGCCGAGGTCGACAGCACCAGCGGCGTGGCCGAATCGATCGCGCAGGACAAGGAACTGACCAAGCAACTGCTCAACGCCGCCGGCGTGCCGGTGCCGCTGGGCCGCCCCGTCACCAGCGCCGAAGACGGCTGGGTCGCGGCCGGCGAAATCGGCCTGCCGGTCGTGGTCAAGCCGCAGGACGGCAACCAGGGCAAGGGCGTCACCGTCAACATCACCACCAAGGAACAGCTGACCTCGGCCTACGACTCGGCCGCCGTCTACGGCGAGGTGATGGTCGAGAAATTCCTGCCGGGCTTCGACTTCCGCCTGCTGGTGGTGGGCGACCGGCTCGTGGCCGCCGCGCGGCGCGATCCGCCGCAGGTGATCGGCGACGGCCAGCTCACCGTGCGCCAGCTCGTGGACACCGTGAACCTCGACCCGCGCCGCGGCGAGGGCCATGCCACCTCGCTCACCAAGATCCGTCTCGATGACATCGCCATCGGCCGGCTCGAATCGCAGGGCCTCACGCCCGAGAGCGTGCCCGAGCGCGGCCAGCGCGTGGTGCTGCGCAACAACGCGAACCTCTCCACCGGCGGCACCGCCACCGACGTGACCGACACCGTGCACCCCGAAGTGGCCGCGCGCGCGGTCGATGCGGCGCAGATGGTGGGCCTGCACATCTGCGGCGTCGACATGGTCTGCGAAAACGTGCTGCGTCCGCTCGAAGAGCAGCACGGCGGCGTGGTCGAAGTGAACGCCGCGCCCGGCCTTCGCATGCACATCTCGCCCTCGTTCGGCCGCGGCCGCGCGGTCGGCGAGGCGGTGGTCGACACCATGTTCGCCCACGGCGACGACGGCCGCATTCCCGTGGTCGCCGTCACCGGCACCAACGGCAAGACGACCACCGCGCGCCTCATCAACCACCTGCTCGCCTCCAGCGGCCTGCGCACCGGCATGACGAACACCGACGGCGTGTACGTAGATGGCCGGCAGACCGACAGCGGCGACTGCAGCGGTCCGAAGAGCGCACGCAATGTGCTGATGCACCCCGACGTCGATGCGGCCGTGTTCGAAGTGGCCCGCGGCGGCGTGCTGCGCGAGGGCCTCGGTTTCGACCGTTGCCAGGTGGCCGTGGTCACCAACATCGGCAGCGGCGACCACCTGGGCCTGAACTACATCACCACCGTCGAAGACCTCGCGGTGCTGAAGCGCGTGATCGTGCGCAACGTGGCCGCCGACGGCTACGCGGTGCTCAACGCGGCCGACGTGAACGTCGCCGCGATGGCGGCCGGCTGCCCCGGCCACGTGATCTTCTTCACCGCCGACCGCATGCACCCGGTGATGGCCACGCACCGCGCGCAGGGCAAGCGCACCGTGTACGTCGACCAGGACACGCTGGTGGCCGCCGAAGGTTCGTGGCGCGAGCGCATCCCGCTGCGCGACGTGCCGATCACGCGCAACGGCACCATCGGCTTCCAGGTGGACAACGTGATGGCCTCGGTGGCCGCGGCCTGGGCCGTGGGCCTCGACTGGGACACCATCCGCAGCGGCCTCGCGAGCTTCATGAACGACGCTGCCGGCGTGCCCGGGCGTTTCAATGTCATGGACTACCGCGGCGCCACCGTCATCGCCGACTACGGCCACAACACCGACGCCATGCGCGCGCTGGTCTCGGCCGTGGACACGATGCCGGCGAACAAGCGCTCGGTGGTGATCAGCGGCGCGGGCGACCGGCGCGATTCGGACATCCGCGACCAGACGGCCATCCTCGGCGAAGCCTTCGACGATGTGATCCTGTATCAGGACGCGGCGCAAAGGGGCCGTGCCGATGGCGAGGTGATGGCGCTGCTGCGCCAGGGCCTGCAGGGCGCGGGTCGCACGCGCCAGATCGACGAGATCCGCGGCGAGTTCGTGGCGATCGATACGGCGCTGGCCCGCCTGCAGCCGGGTGACCTGTCGCTGATCCTCGTGGATCAGGTCGAGGAAGCGCTCGCTCACCTCGCACAGCGCATCGCAGCAGGCTGA
- a CDS encoding dihydrodipicolinate synthase family protein has product MPKPMNHNLSNPRYRGIFPVVPTTFTEQGALDLESQKRCVDFMIDAGSDGLCILANFSEQFVLSDEEREVLTRTMLEHVKGRVPVIVTTTHYSTKVCAERSRRAQDMGAAMLMVMPPYHGATFRVPEPQIFEFYAGLSDAVSIPIMIQDAPASGTVLSAPFLARMAKEIEHVAYFKIETANAAAKLRELIRLGGDAIEGPWDGEEAITLMPDLDAGATGSMTGGGYPDGIRPIIEAHRAGDRDKAFALYQQWLPLINYENRQAGLLACKSLMKEGGVIACEAPRHPLPAMHPATRAGLIETAKRLDPLVLRWGK; this is encoded by the coding sequence ATGCCCAAGCCCATGAACCACAACCTCTCCAATCCCAGATACCGCGGCATCTTCCCGGTGGTGCCGACCACCTTCACCGAACAGGGCGCGCTCGACCTCGAAAGCCAGAAGCGCTGCGTCGATTTCATGATCGACGCGGGCTCCGACGGGCTTTGCATCCTCGCGAATTTCTCGGAGCAGTTCGTGCTGTCGGACGAAGAGCGCGAGGTGCTCACGCGCACGATGCTCGAACACGTGAAAGGCCGCGTGCCTGTGATCGTGACGACCACGCACTACAGCACCAAGGTCTGCGCCGAGCGCAGCCGCCGCGCGCAGGACATGGGCGCCGCGATGCTGATGGTGATGCCGCCGTACCACGGCGCCACCTTCCGCGTGCCGGAGCCGCAGATATTCGAGTTCTATGCGGGGCTGTCCGATGCAGTGAGCATTCCGATCATGATCCAGGACGCACCCGCGAGCGGCACGGTGCTGTCGGCGCCGTTCCTTGCGCGCATGGCCAAGGAGATCGAGCACGTCGCGTACTTCAAGATCGAGACCGCCAATGCGGCCGCGAAGCTGCGCGAGCTGATCCGCCTGGGCGGCGACGCCATCGAAGGCCCGTGGGACGGCGAAGAGGCCATCACGCTGATGCCCGACCTCGATGCCGGCGCGACCGGTTCAATGACCGGCGGCGGCTATCCCGACGGCATCCGCCCGATCATCGAAGCGCATCGCGCGGGCGACCGCGACAAGGCCTTCGCGCTCTACCAGCAGTGGCTGCCGCTCATCAACTACGAGAACCGGCAGGCGGGCCTGCTGGCCTGCAAGTCGCTCATGAAGGAGGGCGGCGTGATCGCTTGCGAGGCACCGCGGCATCCGCTGCCGGCGATGCATCCCGCAACGCGCGCCGGGCTGATCGAGACGGCGAAGCGGCTGGACCCGCTGGTGCTGCGCTGGGGGAAGTAG
- a CDS encoding DUF2177 family protein yields the protein MSTKHLVAWAATFIVLLVIDMLWLGVVAKNMYQQAMGDLMSPEPRLAFAAVFYLLYPVGLLIFAILPGIEAQSITRAAVLGGLFGLFCYATYDLTNLAVIRNWPLALSFIDIAWGTLVSGVAAAAGALALRWFAGR from the coding sequence ATGAGCACCAAACACCTCGTCGCATGGGCCGCCACCTTCATCGTGCTTTTGGTGATCGACATGCTCTGGCTCGGCGTCGTCGCCAAGAACATGTACCAGCAGGCCATGGGCGACCTGATGTCGCCCGAGCCCCGGCTGGCCTTCGCGGCGGTGTTCTACCTGCTGTACCCCGTCGGCTTGCTGATCTTCGCGATCCTGCCGGGCATCGAGGCGCAGAGCATCACGCGTGCGGCGGTGCTGGGCGGGCTCTTCGGGCTCTTCTGCTACGCCACCTACGACCTGACCAACCTGGCGGTGATCCGCAACTGGCCATTGGCCCTGTCCTTCATCGACATCGCCTGGGGCACGCTGGTGAGCGGCGTGGCCGCCGCGGCGGGCGCCCTGGCCTTGCGCTGGTTCGCAGGGCGTTGA
- a CDS encoding ABC transporter ATP-binding protein gives MLLADHSGVGTLDLIGPEGRLARWRYTLASQANALRLLKLFGQRADAVAEATADAIDGDEPADTELQTPPSTWVLLRLGRFAKPYRKQLFLGFFLTLLSTAATLVPPYLTIPLMDDILIPFQNGKQIDPSRVALYLSGLLGAALLGWGLGWARTYLLALVSERIGADLRTSTYEHLLTLPLDYFGGKRTGDLMSRIGSETDRINVFLSLHALDFANDVLMIVMTAAILISINPLLAVVTLVPLPFIAWMIHVVRDRLRTGFEKIDRVWSEVTNVLADTIPGIRVVKAFAQERREADRFRTANAYNLQVNDKLNRTWSVFTPTVSLLTEIGLLVVWGFGIWQVARGSITVGVLTAFIAYIGRFYTRMDSMSRIVSVTQKAAAGAKRIFDILDHVSNVPEPVNPVKVERVQGRIEMSGLGFRYGSRAVIHDLDLVIEPGEMIGLVGHSGSGKSTLVNLICRFYDVTDGAIKVDGTDIRRFAVADYRRHVGLVLQEPFLFFGTIAQNIAYGKPDATRAEVVAAARAAHAHDFILRLPHGYDSLVGERGQGLSGGERQRISIARALLIDPRILILDEATSAVDTETEKEIQKALDNLVQGRTTIAIAHRLSTLRKADRLVVMDRGEVVEVGPHDALMAKQGAYWRLYQAQLRQADDDASEGAVDERAGAQLPLVSHAAHPAGDA, from the coding sequence TTGCTCCTGGCCGACCATTCCGGCGTCGGCACGCTCGACCTGATCGGCCCCGAAGGCCGCCTGGCGCGCTGGCGCTACACGCTGGCCAGCCAGGCCAATGCCTTGCGCCTCCTCAAGCTGTTCGGTCAGCGGGCGGATGCTGTCGCCGAAGCGACAGCAGACGCCATAGACGGCGACGAACCCGCCGACACCGAACTCCAGACCCCGCCCTCGACCTGGGTGCTGCTGCGCCTGGGCCGTTTCGCCAAGCCGTACAGGAAGCAGCTTTTCCTCGGGTTTTTCCTGACCCTGCTCTCGACCGCCGCCACGCTGGTCCCGCCCTACCTGACCATCCCGCTGATGGACGACATCCTGATCCCGTTCCAGAACGGCAAGCAGATCGATCCCTCCCGCGTCGCCCTTTACCTGAGCGGGCTGCTCGGCGCCGCGCTGCTGGGCTGGGGCCTCGGCTGGGCGCGCACTTATCTGCTGGCGCTGGTGTCCGAGCGCATCGGCGCGGACCTGCGCACCAGCACCTACGAACACCTGCTGACCCTGCCGCTCGACTATTTCGGCGGCAAGCGCACCGGCGACCTGATGTCGCGCATCGGCTCGGAAACCGACCGGATCAACGTCTTCCTGTCGCTGCACGCGCTGGATTTCGCCAACGACGTGCTGATGATCGTCATGACGGCGGCCATCCTGATCTCGATCAACCCGCTGCTGGCGGTGGTCACGCTGGTGCCGCTGCCCTTCATCGCCTGGATGATCCACGTGGTGCGCGACCGCCTGCGCACCGGCTTCGAGAAGATCGACCGCGTCTGGTCGGAAGTGACCAATGTGCTGGCCGACACCATCCCCGGCATCCGCGTGGTCAAGGCCTTTGCGCAGGAACGTCGCGAAGCCGACCGCTTCCGCACCGCCAATGCCTACAACCTGCAGGTGAACGACAAGCTCAACCGCACCTGGTCGGTGTTCACGCCGACCGTGTCGCTGTTAACCGAAATCGGCCTCCTCGTGGTGTGGGGCTTCGGCATCTGGCAGGTGGCGCGCGGCAGCATCACGGTGGGTGTGCTCACGGCCTTCATCGCCTACATCGGCCGCTTCTATACGCGGATGGACTCGATGAGCCGCATCGTCTCGGTCACGCAGAAGGCTGCCGCCGGCGCCAAGCGAATCTTCGACATCCTCGACCATGTGAGCAACGTGCCCGAGCCGGTGAACCCGGTGAAGGTGGAGCGCGTGCAGGGCCGCATCGAGATGAGCGGTCTGGGCTTCCGCTACGGCTCGCGCGCGGTGATCCACGACCTCGATCTCGTGATCGAGCCCGGCGAGATGATCGGCCTCGTCGGCCACAGCGGTTCGGGCAAGAGCACGCTGGTCAATCTGATCTGCCGCTTCTACGACGTGACCGACGGCGCCATCAAGGTCGACGGCACCGACATCCGCCGCTTCGCCGTGGCCGATTACCGGCGGCATGTGGGGCTCGTGCTGCAGGAGCCGTTTTTGTTCTTCGGCACCATCGCGCAGAACATCGCCTACGGCAAGCCCGACGCCACGCGCGCGGAAGTGGTGGCCGCGGCCCGCGCCGCGCACGCGCACGACTTCATCCTGCGCCTGCCGCACGGCTACGACTCGCTGGTCGGCGAGCGCGGCCAGGGGCTCTCGGGCGGCGAGCGCCAGCGCATCAGCATTGCGCGCGCCTTGCTCATCGATCCACGCATCCTGATCCTCGACGAGGCCACCTCGGCGGTGGACACCGAGACCGAGAAGGAAATCCAGAAGGCGCTGGACAACCTCGTGCAGGGCCGCACCACCATCGCCATCGCCCACCGCCTGTCGACGCTGCGCAAGGCAGACCGGCTCGTGGTCATGGACCGCGGCGAGGTGGTCGAGGTCGGGCCTCACGACGCGCTCATGGCCAAGCAGGGCGCCTACTGGCGGCTCTACCAGGCGCAGTTGCGCCAGGCCGACGACGATGCGAGCGAAGGCGCGGTCGACGAGCGCGCCGGCGCGCAGTTGCCGCTCGTCAGCCACGCAGCACACCCGGCAGGCGACGCATGA